A section of the Bacillota bacterium genome encodes:
- a CDS encoding DNA translocase FtsK yields MPEVSRRLRKRGSREAGARKGLSTLHHAGRYRAHFLAVMGTACTGMGVFCIACLFLDELGLRYAAGAIGEELAAALRAVAGDWAVLIPLALAVLGVAIAVDRDAWTIAARASGLLCVVGALLGLAGEGMAGSLVSRWLSAAVGKVGAAVACVVVLLGGVSLAADTPVPRLVIALARATATGARIGARVLAVLVSATVRAMSLFARRILLPLFEEAESPDMEPHLETDGRQLASPPQGVAAEVAGARTPRDARGRGTKKAATAAEKKGTDRGVCSIPTGGNVVPGRREDPPRDGGYVLPPITLLGYPAKPSRWKQGEAPDHSRLLEDTLASFGVKGRVSQVDRGPVVTRYELTPAPGVKVSKIMSLSDDIALALASSGVRLEAPIPGKSAIGIEVPNPEISFVYLREVLQSSEFQRHKSKLAIALGKDIAGKPVVGDLENMLHLLVAGATGSGKSVCLNALIASILFKATPDEVKLLMIDPKRVELTTYDGVPHLLAPVVTDTREAGGYLRWVAQEMDNRYRLLGANGVRNIERFNALSKAGKLQDSEAGPLPYIVVIIDELGDLMMVAQKDVEDVVSQLAFMARAAGIHLVLATQRPSADVVTGIIKMNIPSRIAFAVPSQVDSRVILDTGGAERLLGKGDMLFFPVGAPKPIRVQGAYVSDSEIEAIVDFVKAQAEPTYVAQSVTRETADGESLGEEDPLFEDAVRLILETEEASISKLQRRFRIGYTRAARLIDAMESRGLVGPYEGSKPRKVLMTLERWDATRAKARDLGRDS; encoded by the coding sequence ATGCCTGAAGTGTCGAGACGTCTGCGAAAGAGAGGCTCTAGAGAAGCTGGTGCCAGAAAGGGGCTCTCCACCCTGCACCATGCGGGGCGGTACCGTGCCCATTTCTTGGCTGTAATGGGCACGGCGTGTACCGGCATGGGCGTGTTCTGCATCGCTTGCCTTTTCCTCGATGAGCTCGGTCTGAGGTACGCCGCGGGCGCTATTGGCGAAGAGCTGGCCGCTGCGCTGCGCGCGGTCGCGGGCGACTGGGCGGTGCTGATACCGCTCGCGTTGGCGGTGTTGGGCGTCGCCATTGCGGTGGACCGCGACGCCTGGACGATCGCAGCGCGGGCGAGCGGGCTATTGTGTGTCGTCGGCGCGCTCCTTGGCCTCGCCGGAGAAGGGATGGCAGGCTCCCTTGTCTCGAGATGGCTTTCGGCCGCAGTCGGGAAAGTCGGCGCCGCGGTGGCGTGTGTTGTCGTGCTCCTTGGTGGCGTGAGCCTGGCAGCTGACACTCCCGTTCCGCGGCTGGTCATCGCTCTTGCAAGAGCCACCGCAACAGGAGCGAGGATCGGCGCCAGAGTCCTCGCGGTCCTTGTGAGTGCTACGGTGCGTGCCATGTCCCTCTTCGCGAGACGGATCCTCCTGCCTCTTTTCGAGGAGGCGGAGTCGCCCGACATGGAGCCTCACCTTGAGACGGATGGGCGCCAGCTGGCGTCGCCGCCTCAAGGGGTCGCGGCAGAGGTTGCGGGGGCACGCACACCGCGCGATGCGAGGGGGCGTGGCACCAAGAAGGCCGCGACCGCTGCCGAGAAGAAGGGGACTGACCGAGGTGTCTGCTCCATACCCACGGGAGGCAATGTCGTTCCCGGAAGAAGGGAGGATCCTCCCCGCGATGGTGGATACGTGTTGCCTCCGATCACACTCCTCGGGTACCCAGCGAAGCCCTCGAGATGGAAACAAGGCGAGGCTCCGGATCACTCGAGACTGCTAGAGGACACGCTAGCCAGCTTCGGCGTGAAAGGCAGGGTCAGCCAAGTCGACCGGGGCCCCGTTGTGACCAGGTATGAGCTGACTCCCGCTCCCGGAGTCAAAGTGAGCAAGATCATGAGTCTTTCCGACGACATCGCGCTTGCACTGGCCTCGTCCGGCGTCCGGCTCGAAGCACCGATACCGGGCAAGTCAGCGATCGGGATCGAGGTCCCAAACCCGGAGATCTCCTTTGTCTACCTAAGAGAGGTGCTGCAATCCAGCGAATTCCAGAGGCACAAGAGCAAGCTCGCGATAGCGCTGGGAAAGGACATCGCAGGCAAGCCCGTTGTCGGCGACCTCGAGAACATGCTCCACCTGCTGGTTGCTGGAGCTACAGGGTCAGGCAAGAGCGTGTGTCTCAACGCCCTCATTGCGAGCATCCTTTTCAAGGCCACGCCTGACGAGGTCAAGCTCCTCATGATAGACCCGAAGCGCGTGGAGCTCACGACCTACGATGGAGTACCACATCTGCTCGCGCCCGTTGTCACCGACACGAGAGAGGCCGGAGGATACCTGAGGTGGGTCGCCCAGGAGATGGACAACAGGTATCGCCTATTGGGCGCGAACGGCGTGAGGAACATAGAGAGGTTCAACGCCCTGTCCAAGGCGGGCAAGCTGCAGGATTCGGAGGCGGGACCTCTTCCATACATAGTCGTGATCATAGACGAGCTGGGGGATCTCATGATGGTTGCCCAGAAAGACGTGGAGGACGTCGTCTCGCAGCTCGCGTTCATGGCGCGTGCAGCGGGGATTCACCTCGTTCTCGCCACTCAGAGACCCTCTGCGGATGTAGTCACGGGGATCATAAAGATGAACATACCGTCGCGGATCGCTTTCGCCGTGCCTTCCCAGGTGGATTCCAGGGTCATCCTGGACACGGGCGGCGCTGAGAGGCTTCTCGGGAAAGGAGACATGCTGTTCTTCCCTGTTGGAGCGCCGAAGCCAATTCGGGTTCAGGGGGCGTACGTCTCCGACTCTGAGATCGAGGCGATCGTGGATTTCGTGAAGGCGCAGGCCGAGCCGACATACGTCGCGCAAAGCGTTACGAGGGAAACGGCCGACGGTGAAAGCCTTGGAGAGGAGGATCCGCTCTTCGAGGACGCGGTCAGGCTCATATTGGAGACGGAGGAGGCATCCATCTCAAAGCTCCAGCGGAGGTTCAGGATCGGGTACACGCGGGCGGCAAGGCTCATCGACGCCATGGAGTCGCGCGGGCTCGTCGGCCCGTATGAGGGAAGCAAGCCTCGAAAAGTGCTCATGACCCTTGAACGATGGGACGCCACCCGGGCGAAAGCCCGCGACTTGGGCCGGGACTCGTGA
- a CDS encoding alkaline phosphatase family protein has translation MAGAVGHTPRRIWGLRFSGAGPGPVTIVFAFAVIMCLGVVSWRFSTLGLEDVVGYKSPYSFAIEPGEPTSRLTRRLVFVIVDGLGFIGVDDMPVLKDIGSRGAAFSLLVHQPSFSYPGWTTLLTGAPPEISGVTTNAYDGAVPVDNLFKAAQRAGVRTALVASQDWKGLLGAAIADATYVTTPAAHDASGNAKADDDILRAALAEIERDDAGFLVVHFSSVDAAGHAAGAASSAYAAASAAVDARIGKIVANLDFTNDTMIVTSDHGHTPRGGHGGWEEDVIRVPFVAAGAGIVTPEEPGAELSWMPARHEDVAATCAALLGVPVPVHSQGRVLFEALDAPSHVVAERSIRQAEARSAFAKEYVRELGMRPQALEPISNAVLLHNDGKYEEATELASEIDSQALRAISGARRRLLGAKRLVSVPALLTLVGGLVWGLALIVGGRVANLKVPVIGSALYFAAYYGLVLAKGVAFSMSVFHAESEVTPFFMWRMVDSIVCGTLAAAVSGWWLAREERARPLDAFLAGLACVYSIVLALVLQVACFVGVEGVRFTHHLPDLHRAFKYCVDLLQTTAVGVSSPALAAVSAGVYWLRRRGGVLSAGISGRSGHSASGRARLG, from the coding sequence ATGGCGGGCGCGGTTGGGCATACTCCAAGACGTATTTGGGGCCTGAGGTTTTCGGGCGCGGGACCCGGACCCGTCACGATCGTGTTTGCCTTTGCCGTGATCATGTGCCTCGGGGTTGTGTCGTGGCGGTTCTCCACTTTGGGGCTCGAGGACGTGGTGGGCTACAAGAGCCCGTACAGTTTCGCGATCGAGCCAGGGGAGCCCACCTCGCGTCTGACGAGAAGGTTGGTCTTCGTGATAGTGGATGGGCTGGGGTTCATCGGCGTCGATGACATGCCTGTCCTCAAGGACATCGGAAGCCGAGGCGCGGCTTTCTCGCTCCTCGTCCATCAACCGTCCTTCTCCTATCCCGGATGGACCACGCTTCTCACCGGAGCGCCACCGGAGATCTCCGGGGTGACGACCAATGCATACGATGGCGCTGTTCCGGTGGATAACCTGTTCAAGGCCGCACAAAGGGCGGGGGTCAGGACCGCGCTGGTCGCGAGCCAGGATTGGAAGGGTCTCCTTGGCGCGGCGATCGCGGATGCGACGTACGTCACAACCCCCGCGGCGCACGACGCCTCCGGGAACGCGAAGGCCGACGACGACATCCTGCGCGCGGCACTGGCGGAGATCGAGAGGGATGACGCAGGCTTCCTCGTCGTGCACTTTTCGTCGGTGGACGCCGCCGGGCACGCCGCCGGCGCTGCAAGCTCGGCTTATGCCGCGGCGTCTGCCGCGGTGGACGCGAGGATAGGGAAGATCGTAGCGAACCTCGACTTCACAAACGATACGATGATCGTGACGTCTGACCACGGTCACACGCCGAGAGGCGGACATGGGGGATGGGAGGAAGACGTCATCCGGGTTCCGTTCGTCGCGGCCGGGGCAGGAATCGTGACGCCCGAAGAGCCAGGGGCGGAGCTCTCGTGGATGCCTGCGCGACATGAGGACGTGGCTGCGACGTGCGCCGCACTACTTGGTGTTCCTGTTCCCGTCCACTCTCAGGGAAGAGTCCTCTTCGAAGCTTTGGACGCGCCCTCGCACGTGGTCGCCGAGAGGTCCATAAGGCAGGCTGAGGCGAGAAGCGCTTTCGCTAAGGAATACGTGCGCGAGCTCGGGATGCGTCCGCAGGCGCTCGAGCCGATCTCCAACGCGGTCCTCCTTCACAACGACGGCAAATACGAAGAGGCGACAGAGCTTGCCTCAGAGATAGACAGCCAGGCATTGAGGGCGATCTCCGGCGCGCGTCGGCGTCTTCTTGGAGCAAAGCGGCTTGTGAGTGTGCCGGCGCTTCTCACCCTGGTAGGCGGGCTCGTGTGGGGACTTGCGCTCATAGTGGGCGGACGCGTAGCAAATCTCAAGGTCCCCGTGATTGGGTCGGCTTTGTACTTCGCCGCGTACTACGGTCTAGTGCTCGCGAAGGGTGTAGCGTTCTCTATGAGCGTCTTCCACGCCGAAAGCGAGGTCACACCGTTCTTCATGTGGAGGATGGTCGACTCGATCGTGTGCGGAACTCTGGCGGCGGCGGTCTCGGGGTGGTGGCTTGCGCGCGAGGAGCGAGCGCGGCCTCTTGACGCTTTCCTTGCTGGCTTGGCTTGCGTCTATTCGATTGTGCTCGCTCTTGTCCTCCAAGTAGCGTGTTTCGTGGGAGTTGAAGGCGTGAGGTTCACTCACCACCTGCCAGATCTTCACAGAGCGTTCAAGTATTGCGTTGACTTGCTCCAAACGACGGCGGTAGGCGTATCGTCACCGGCTCTTGCGGCGGTTTCGGCGGGCGTTTACTGGCTTCGCCGTCGCGGCGGCGTCCTTTCCGCCGGAATCAGCGGCCGCTCGGGTCACTCAGCATCGGGGAGGGCAAGGCTCGGATGA
- a CDS encoding helix-turn-helix domain-containing protein has protein sequence MRELGELLRKAREAKGLTISDVQEATKIRGRYLEAIEQGELEVLPGEVYVRGFLRNYAEAVGLRGDEIVERYKAARSQVAEGKAPETSFEKGQDVSAKLRMSRHWMVAGGIMAAVVILAGAVVLRYVRPPADLAGRPGASRSSHLQLNGLNGDVAASGALASSEGQISAETRPDGMPAEAGQDSTGQIAGQPAQVTPFPQGSDSQSGGVEARSALREPQEASRTTAGHELSVHVTERCWVRVVADGKVVFERSMLAGERATWQAAESLRIKVGNASGIDVTYNGVHIGALGRSGQVVERTFPED, from the coding sequence GTGCGAGAGCTCGGCGAACTTCTGAGGAAAGCGCGGGAAGCCAAGGGTCTCACGATTTCAGACGTGCAGGAGGCCACGAAGATACGTGGCCGCTATCTGGAGGCGATTGAGCAAGGCGAGCTCGAGGTCCTCCCAGGGGAGGTCTATGTGAGAGGATTCCTGCGCAACTACGCTGAGGCCGTGGGCCTGCGCGGGGACGAGATAGTGGAGCGGTACAAGGCTGCACGCTCCCAAGTCGCAGAGGGAAAGGCCCCGGAGACGTCATTCGAGAAGGGGCAGGATGTATCAGCAAAACTCAGAATGTCGCGACATTGGATGGTTGCTGGCGGGATCATGGCCGCGGTAGTCATACTCGCGGGCGCCGTCGTGTTGCGTTACGTGCGCCCGCCGGCCGACTTGGCCGGCAGGCCTGGTGCGTCTCGGTCTTCGCACCTCCAACTCAATGGACTCAATGGGGATGTCGCGGCAAGCGGTGCCCTGGCTTCATCGGAAGGCCAGATCTCCGCGGAGACGCGCCCGGACGGAATGCCCGCGGAGGCGGGGCAGGATAGCACAGGGCAGATTGCCGGGCAGCCGGCGCAGGTGACGCCGTTCCCTCAAGGTTCAGACTCGCAGTCCGGGGGGGTGGAGGCGCGGTCCGCTCTGCGTGAGCCTCAGGAAGCCTCCCGGACAACAGCCGGCCACGAGCTTTCGGTGCACGTAACGGAGAGGTGTTGGGTGAGGGTGGTGGCGGACGGGAAAGTGGTCTTCGAGCGTTCCATGCTCGCGGGAGAACGCGCCACCTGGCAAGCGGCGGAGTCCCTCCGCATAAAGGTCGGGAACGCGAGTGGAATCGACGTGACTTATAACGGGGTACATATAGGTGCCCTGGGCAGATCGGGACAGGTCGTGGAGAGGACATTTCCCGAAGACTGA
- a CDS encoding Na/Pi cotransporter family protein, with the protein MTISVLSGLLGGLGLFIYGMTQMGEGLQKAAGDRMRRILEVLTARTWMGVTVGAVVTAVVQSSSATTVMLVSFVNAGLMTLRQAVGVVMGANIGTTVTAQLIAFDLSDLALPAVGLGFVITFFSRRKIHKYLGQIVLGFGLLFLGMTVMTDTMRPLRDNPAFVRWMANLGEKPILGVLAGLAMTMIIQSSSATIGLLMAAASQGIVGFDAAVPVLFGDNIGTCITAVLASVGANLSARRTAVVHVLFNVFGTILFLGLLQLFKTFVYMVTPSSDIARLIANAHTSFNVLNTLVWLPMAGVLARIATALCPGKEFILERGPKYLDKRMLSTPSVALQLAVRELVRMAGIAREMVKDAGEALLTGRPSAVAKSINAREDLVDNLQAEIILYLSTVMAQGVMTQPQSTRLAGMLHVVNDIERIGDHAVNISEFAIDKVEQGLEFSDEAKAELRDLFERVDEVISDAVQALEKNDPALAQDVWEKEKYIDELEDVLRTSHLRRLNQGRCSPASGVIYVEVVDNLERMADHAVNLADAVVQNAVPSQD; encoded by the coding sequence GTGACCATTTCGGTTCTATCCGGACTTCTCGGCGGCCTCGGGCTCTTCATCTACGGAATGACGCAGATGGGTGAGGGTCTTCAGAAGGCAGCCGGCGATAGGATGCGGAGAATCCTAGAGGTCCTCACCGCAAGGACGTGGATGGGAGTGACTGTGGGGGCCGTCGTCACAGCCGTAGTCCAGAGTTCCAGCGCGACCACGGTCATGCTAGTGAGCTTCGTCAACGCCGGCCTCATGACGCTAAGACAGGCGGTCGGTGTCGTCATGGGAGCCAACATAGGCACGACCGTGACGGCGCAACTGATAGCGTTCGATCTTTCAGACCTCGCCCTTCCGGCTGTAGGGCTGGGCTTTGTCATCACCTTCTTCTCGCGCAGGAAGATCCACAAGTACCTCGGCCAGATCGTTCTCGGGTTCGGCCTCCTGTTCTTGGGCATGACGGTCATGACAGACACCATGAGGCCGCTGAGAGACAACCCAGCTTTCGTGCGATGGATGGCGAACCTTGGGGAGAAGCCCATCCTTGGGGTACTGGCCGGACTGGCCATGACCATGATCATCCAGAGTTCGAGCGCGACCATCGGCCTGCTCATGGCAGCCGCATCCCAGGGGATAGTCGGGTTCGACGCTGCCGTGCCTGTGCTGTTCGGCGATAACATAGGGACGTGTATCACCGCGGTTCTGGCGAGCGTGGGAGCGAACCTGTCCGCGCGGAGGACGGCCGTGGTTCACGTGCTCTTCAACGTGTTCGGGACCATCCTCTTTCTTGGTCTGCTACAGCTGTTCAAGACGTTCGTGTACATGGTAACCCCGTCGAGCGACATCGCGCGTCTCATAGCGAACGCTCACACATCCTTCAACGTTCTCAACACCCTGGTGTGGCTTCCCATGGCAGGCGTTCTTGCGCGGATCGCCACCGCGTTGTGTCCTGGTAAGGAGTTCATCCTGGAGCGCGGCCCCAAGTACTTGGACAAGCGCATGTTGTCCACGCCGTCTGTCGCTCTCCAGCTCGCTGTGCGGGAACTCGTGAGGATGGCAGGGATCGCGCGCGAGATGGTGAAGGATGCCGGGGAGGCTCTCCTAACTGGCAGGCCGAGCGCCGTTGCCAAGAGCATCAACGCTCGCGAGGATCTGGTGGACAATCTCCAAGCCGAGATAATCCTGTACCTCTCGACTGTCATGGCCCAAGGAGTGATGACCCAACCTCAGTCGACGAGGCTGGCCGGAATGCTGCACGTGGTGAACGACATCGAGCGCATAGGCGACCACGCAGTGAACATCTCCGAGTTCGCCATCGACAAGGTCGAACAAGGGCTTGAGTTCTCCGACGAGGCCAAAGCAGAGCTGAGAGACCTTTTCGAGCGGGTCGACGAGGTGATCTCAGACGCGGTTCAGGCTCTCGAGAAGAACGACCCCGCGCTCGCTCAGGACGTGTGGGAGAAGGAGAAGTACATCGACGAACTGGAGGATGTCCTCAGAACGAGCCACCTCAGGCGGCTGAACCAGGGTAGGTGCTCCCCTGCGTCCGGAGTGATTTACGTCGAGGTTGTGGACAACCTCGAGCGCATGGCGGACCATGCGGTCAACCTCGCCGACGCCGTCGTCCAGAATGCGGTTCCTTCGCAGGATTAG
- a CDS encoding M20/M25/M40 family metallo-hydrolase, with translation MKDVFDYVDKHAPEFVRDLQTLLRQPSISAQNKGVEDTARMVERMFSSVGARVQVLRIGGAAPLVTAEIPGAQERTLLFYNHYDVQPPEPLDAWRHDPFGAEIDGGRIYARGAADNKGDLAARVRAAEAFIKVRGELPVTLKFVVEGEEEIGSPTLDRYAKEHPEAFRADACVWETGSRDEEGRLEVTLGCKGLCYAHIEVEGGSHDLHSSLAAVAPNPAWRLVWALSSLKNEREEILIPGFYEDVQQPNQAEIELVEKLTTSSDRLARSFGINGFVLGLAGKDVLRRLYFEPTCNVCGLSSGYEGPGSKTVLPSKAVAKLDMRLVPNQEPEDIARKFEAYLSAKGCGDFRVTWLGAERPVRTDPESRIVKVIKEAGLELTGKEPSLYPTSPGTGPMYQVAAQFGTPAVGVGVANPESRVHGPDENIRVSDFLEGVKFIALVLERFAG, from the coding sequence ATGAAAGACGTCTTCGATTACGTGGATAAGCACGCGCCCGAGTTCGTGAGGGACCTCCAAACCCTCTTGCGACAGCCCAGCATATCCGCGCAGAACAAAGGCGTTGAGGACACGGCGAGGATGGTCGAGCGAATGTTCTCGTCCGTGGGCGCAAGGGTCCAGGTGCTCCGTATAGGGGGGGCAGCACCGCTTGTCACGGCGGAGATACCGGGGGCTCAGGAAAGAACGCTTCTCTTCTATAACCATTATGACGTCCAGCCGCCGGAGCCGCTGGACGCGTGGCGACATGACCCGTTTGGCGCCGAGATCGACGGTGGGAGGATATACGCGCGTGGTGCCGCTGACAACAAAGGAGACCTTGCTGCGCGTGTGAGGGCGGCTGAGGCCTTCATCAAGGTCAGGGGGGAACTCCCCGTGACCTTGAAGTTTGTCGTCGAGGGTGAAGAGGAGATAGGCAGTCCCACCCTCGACCGTTACGCGAAGGAGCATCCGGAGGCGTTCCGTGCTGACGCGTGCGTCTGGGAGACAGGCAGCCGCGACGAGGAGGGAAGGCTGGAGGTCACTCTGGGCTGCAAAGGCCTCTGCTACGCTCACATAGAAGTAGAGGGTGGCAGCCATGACCTGCATTCCTCGCTTGCGGCCGTTGCTCCGAACCCAGCGTGGAGGCTTGTGTGGGCGTTGAGTTCCCTCAAGAACGAAAGGGAGGAGATACTCATCCCCGGATTCTACGAAGATGTCCAGCAGCCCAACCAGGCGGAGATCGAGCTTGTCGAGAAGCTGACCACGAGCTCCGATCGTCTGGCGAGATCGTTCGGAATCAACGGGTTCGTGCTGGGTCTTGCAGGCAAGGACGTCCTGAGGCGGCTCTACTTCGAACCGACGTGCAACGTTTGCGGTCTTTCGTCAGGCTATGAGGGACCGGGCTCAAAGACCGTTCTCCCCAGCAAGGCAGTGGCCAAGCTGGACATGCGTCTCGTGCCCAATCAGGAGCCTGAGGACATTGCGAGGAAGTTCGAGGCCTATCTGAGTGCAAAGGGCTGCGGAGACTTCCGCGTGACTTGGCTCGGCGCGGAACGCCCTGTGAGAACGGATCCGGAGTCACGCATAGTGAAGGTGATCAAAGAGGCCGGGCTGGAGCTTACCGGGAAGGAACCATCGCTATACCCGACGTCCCCGGGCACCGGTCCGATGTACCAGGTGGCTGCACAGTTCGGCACGCCTGCCGTGGGAGTGGGCGTGGCGAACCCGGAATCTCGCGTGCATGGGCCCGACGAGAACATCAGGGTGTCTGATTTCCTTGAGGGCGTCAAGTTCATCGCACTGGTGTTGGAGCGCTTCGCGGGCTGA
- a CDS encoding HU family DNA-binding protein: MNKAELVTKVAEQTGAKRKDVEKVIGATLDAVESALASGDKVQLVGFGTFEVRKRAARTGRNPRTGATIKIAASKVPVFKAGKALKEKVAAR; encoded by the coding sequence TTGAACAAAGCGGAACTCGTGACGAAAGTTGCCGAACAGACAGGAGCGAAACGAAAGGATGTCGAGAAAGTCATAGGTGCAACACTGGATGCCGTGGAGAGCGCTCTTGCTTCCGGAGACAAGGTGCAGCTCGTCGGCTTCGGCACTTTCGAAGTAAGGAAGCGTGCCGCGCGCACCGGGAGGAATCCGAGGACTGGCGCAACGATCAAGATCGCGGCGTCTAAGGTGCCGGTGTTCAAGGCCGGCAAGGCTCTCAAGGAAAAGGTTGCCGCCCGATAG
- a CDS encoding PHP domain-containing protein — protein sequence MAVDLHVHSTASDGRYSPEALVRLASERNVKTIAVTDHDTVAGVKEALSAGAELGIRVIPGVELSSDSEEAEVHILGYHIDTSSSAFLETLHMLREGRMARAELILRKLGRLGIHIPMSHVVNLGKGGVVGRSQIFRAMVDLGYARPERRYGDFEKYLGKEGLAYVEHYGLTPTEAVRLVRTAGGVPVLAHPGRCAGETLLGDLVRAGLEGVEAYYPTHNHELTRRWLEIAERRGLVVTGGSDFHGVAPDEPAVLGGVRAPDWIVDALEERWRKLRASAVRPDGGNGPDVSKTS from the coding sequence GTGGCAGTCGACCTTCACGTTCATTCCACGGCGTCAGACGGGCGCTATTCTCCCGAAGCGCTCGTCCGGCTGGCGTCAGAGAGAAACGTAAAGACTATAGCTGTCACGGATCACGACACCGTGGCAGGAGTGAAGGAGGCGTTGTCAGCAGGCGCGGAGCTGGGCATAAGAGTCATACCCGGCGTGGAGTTGTCCAGCGATTCGGAGGAAGCCGAGGTTCATATCCTTGGATACCACATCGACACCTCTTCATCGGCGTTCCTCGAGACCCTGCACATGCTGAGAGAGGGGCGAATGGCCCGGGCCGAGCTGATACTCCGGAAGCTGGGCCGTCTCGGCATACACATTCCCATGAGTCACGTCGTGAACCTTGGGAAGGGCGGCGTAGTCGGGAGGAGCCAGATCTTCCGCGCAATGGTGGACCTGGGATACGCGAGGCCGGAGCGCCGCTATGGCGACTTCGAAAAGTACCTGGGCAAAGAGGGCCTTGCGTACGTGGAACACTACGGGTTGACTCCGACGGAAGCCGTCCGCCTGGTGAGGACGGCGGGCGGTGTTCCCGTGTTGGCACATCCAGGGAGGTGCGCCGGGGAAACGCTCCTTGGTGATCTCGTACGCGCCGGGCTGGAGGGGGTCGAGGCGTACTACCCCACCCATAACCACGAGCTCACGAGGCGATGGCTGGAGATCGCCGAGAGACGAGGGCTTGTCGTCACGGGGGGAAGCGACTTCCACGGTGTCGCGCCCGATGAACCTGCCGTGCTTGGGGGGGTGCGTGCGCCCGATTGGATAGTGGACGCTCTCGAAGAGAGGTGGCGCAAGCTTCGTGCAAGTGCCGTGAGGCCGGACGGAGGGAATGGGCCAGATGTGTCGAAAACGAGTTGA
- a CDS encoding undecaprenyl-diphosphate phosphatase, which produces MDIVKAVVLGMVQGLTEFLPVSSSGHLVIAREILEAHEALVSFDVLVHLGTLVSVILVFRRDVARLVAAAVGMAGDVVRGTSLGEAVSRDDARKTVLLIVVASVPTALIGFALGQVVERLFASKLAVGAFLIATGIVLWISDRLRAREIPLSRLGTSGALFVGMAQGLAVVPGFSRSGATISACLLLGLRREDAARFSFLLSIPVILGAAALELPDLVISGVGRGFGAPFLAGAAASIVSGYVAIHLVFSALRRRRLTVFAAYTWLAGAAVLAWELIAG; this is translated from the coding sequence ATGGACATCGTGAAAGCCGTGGTCCTCGGGATGGTGCAGGGGCTAACGGAGTTCCTGCCGGTGTCGAGCTCCGGCCACCTAGTCATCGCCCGGGAGATACTCGAAGCCCATGAAGCGTTGGTGTCCTTCGACGTCCTGGTCCACCTCGGCACCCTTGTCTCGGTCATTCTGGTCTTCAGACGGGACGTGGCGCGCCTCGTGGCAGCAGCGGTGGGCATGGCAGGAGACGTCGTCCGCGGGACAAGCTTGGGAGAGGCAGTCTCGAGGGATGACGCGCGGAAGACTGTCTTGCTGATCGTCGTCGCAAGCGTTCCCACCGCCCTAATAGGGTTTGCGCTCGGGCAAGTCGTCGAGCGTCTCTTCGCATCGAAGCTCGCCGTGGGGGCCTTCCTCATAGCGACGGGGATAGTGTTGTGGATAAGTGACAGACTGAGGGCGAGAGAGATCCCGCTGAGCCGATTGGGGACTTCGGGTGCGCTGTTCGTAGGCATGGCGCAGGGGCTGGCGGTAGTGCCCGGCTTCTCGCGCTCGGGCGCGACCATCAGCGCGTGTCTCCTTTTGGGGCTCAGGCGCGAGGACGCCGCTAGGTTCTCTTTTCTCCTCTCCATACCGGTGATCCTCGGGGCCGCAGCTCTCGAGCTGCCCGATCTCGTGATATCGGGCGTCGGGCGGGGGTTTGGGGCGCCTTTCCTTGCGGGAGCGGCCGCGAGCATCGTCTCGGGGTACGTGGCGATACATCTCGTGTTCTCAGCGTTGAGACGGAGAAGGCTCACGGTGTTCGCGGCGTACACCTGGCTCGCCGGCGCGGCGGTGCTGGCCTGGGAGCTGATTGCGGGTTGA